The Thalassotalea nanhaiensis genome has a window encoding:
- a CDS encoding NUMOD3 domain-containing DNA-binding protein codes for MPDKVINRKHSPETKAKISASMTGKNNPRFGAKLTDNHKKALTKGRIKAQAEGKMGRPIVNPKITVNGYSFQLTNNVKTATFNGIKAILAHSKLNPNGYFNNEWFARRNITIKFLNK; via the coding sequence ATGCCTGATAAAGTAATTAACCGCAAACATAGCCCCGAAACTAAAGCCAAAATATCTGCTTCAATGACAGGCAAAAATAACCCTCGCTTTGGAGCTAAATTAACCGACAACCATAAAAAGGCTTTAACTAAAGGGCGAATTAAAGCTCAAGCCGAAGGTAAGATGGGTAGACCTATCGTTAATCCTAAAATTACGGTAAACGGTTATTCATTTCAGCTAACCAACAATGTTAAAACCGCTACTTTTAATGGCATAAAAGCGATCCTCGCTCATTCAAAATTAAACCCTAATGGTTACTTTAATAATGAATGGTTTGCTAGGAGAAATATCACCATAAAATTTTTAAACAAGTAA
- a CDS encoding HNH endonuclease, producing the protein MDVIYKETEFWQFMREQGPNSNQSKNNYISWLRYVSSQGLLIDFSLDKNIAEVKLEELKANREKRDKYQLLNDISSFKSAINKYIKFASSYTGVNDSITDIEQIIATPLDVTKVREIETRLGQGKYRDALIELWGSCSVTALKRTELLNASHIKPWSVSSNTEKVDKYNGLLLAPNLDRLFDRGLITFNNNGLIKISKLLSIQEIEALQITDKLSLRFIKEEHKPYLEYHRNNIFI; encoded by the coding sequence ATGGACGTAATTTATAAAGAAACTGAATTCTGGCAATTTATGCGTGAGCAAGGACCTAACTCCAATCAGTCGAAGAATAACTATATATCTTGGCTAAGGTATGTTTCTTCCCAAGGGCTGCTAATAGATTTTTCGTTAGATAAAAATATTGCAGAGGTTAAGCTTGAAGAATTGAAGGCTAACCGAGAAAAAAGAGATAAATACCAATTACTCAATGACATATCTAGTTTTAAGTCAGCAATTAATAAATATATTAAGTTTGCTAGTTCTTATACTGGGGTTAATGATTCAATAACTGATATTGAACAAATAATAGCTACGCCCCTAGATGTGACTAAAGTACGCGAAATTGAAACGCGATTAGGTCAAGGTAAATATAGGGATGCTTTAATCGAATTATGGGGCTCTTGTTCTGTTACTGCTCTTAAGAGAACAGAATTATTAAATGCTTCACATATTAAGCCTTGGAGCGTTTCTTCGAATACTGAAAAGGTCGACAAATATAATGGTTTATTATTAGCGCCTAATTTAGATCGGCTATTCGACCGAGGGTTAATTACTTTTAATAATAACGGTTTGATTAAAATATCGAAGTTATTATCTATTCAAGAAATTGAAGCGTTGCAGATAACCGATAAATTAAGTCTTAGATTTATTAAAGAAGAGCATAAGCCATATTTAGAATATCACCGGAATAATATTTTTATTTAA
- a CDS encoding phage major capsid protein, whose amino-acid sequence MKIKTYAQYQAALAKIKAIIGNEMDHTTINRLKSLSISDEQKLRQIGSALNEVCDSDIAEMKSAHLALRLKAKTIKPTKSKSQLKTKSKKVNDVKKQLKTTTKAERDNHLRGKALLSSDAAVAIDKSLQLKVIERARAVGGLFADVNIEVVDSLIVKANPVALTAAQVAAYTESDGSVAFVRGQTGLGTMVQPTVYTGKNEFKDYISKEVINDVHVDVEGWLLNQMSRSFNNEFAIQFVAGDETTNKEFMGIFGNRFHTTNSFVADSSRDIETLGAFDSKVNGSLGGADPSVAGNAVDNIRDFIDTLPTEHRDGAKLYMHKSVLSHIRKLKTLEGASLVVNGKIDDFDVVLDDMMPAYDEVAAVAEPLILFGKVNEAFAVKSHASELDINPYKIDGAVAYEEVQRMSSFIKDNNALRIFFAGTKAP is encoded by the coding sequence ATGAAAATTAAAACCTATGCACAATACCAAGCTGCATTAGCAAAAATTAAAGCAATTATCGGCAATGAAATGGATCACACAACCATTAACCGCCTAAAAAGCCTTTCAATATCAGACGAACAGAAATTACGTCAAATTGGCTCGGCATTAAATGAAGTCTGCGATAGTGATATTGCAGAAATGAAATCTGCTCATTTAGCACTTCGCCTTAAAGCGAAAACTATTAAGCCAACAAAATCTAAAAGCCAATTAAAGACTAAAAGTAAGAAGGTAAATGACGTGAAAAAACAATTAAAAACCACAACTAAAGCAGAGCGTGATAATCATTTACGCGGTAAAGCCCTTTTATCTTCGGATGCTGCTGTAGCGATTGATAAGTCGCTTCAATTAAAAGTTATTGAACGCGCTCGCGCGGTTGGTGGACTATTCGCAGATGTAAATATTGAAGTTGTTGATAGCCTAATTGTTAAAGCTAATCCTGTCGCCCTAACCGCAGCACAAGTTGCAGCTTATACAGAAAGTGACGGTTCAGTCGCATTTGTTCGCGGTCAAACAGGTTTAGGAACGATGGTTCAGCCTACGGTTTATACGGGCAAAAATGAATTTAAAGATTACATTTCTAAAGAAGTCATTAACGATGTTCACGTAGACGTTGAAGGTTGGCTTTTAAATCAAATGTCACGTTCTTTTAATAATGAGTTTGCCATTCAATTTGTCGCTGGTGATGAAACAACGAATAAAGAGTTTATGGGAATATTCGGTAATCGCTTCCATACCACTAATTCATTTGTTGCGGATAGCTCCCGCGATATTGAAACCCTTGGCGCTTTTGATAGTAAAGTTAATGGTTCATTAGGTGGCGCAGACCCAAGCGTTGCAGGTAATGCCGTTGACAATATACGTGATTTTATCGACACCCTACCGACTGAGCATAGAGATGGCGCTAAGTTGTATATGCATAAAAGCGTATTAAGCCATATTCGAAAACTTAAAACTCTTGAAGGCGCTTCTTTAGTCGTTAACGGAAAAATTGACGATTTTGACGTTGTTCTTGATGACATGATGCCAGCCTATGACGAAGTTGCGGCAGTAGCCGAACCATTAATTCTTTTCGGTAAAGTAAACGAAGCTTTTGCTGTTAAGTCTCATGCCTCAGAGCTAGATATTAACCCGTATAAAATTGATGGTGCTGTTGCCTATGAAGAGGTTCAACGTATGTCCTCATTCATCAAAGACAATAACGCACTTCGAATATTCTTTGCAGGTACTAAAGCACCATAA
- the dcm gene encoding DNA (cytosine-5-)-methyltransferase, with the protein MKIPNHETREYTGIVLERMKHLPPGGKMGDLPEHLQHESFIRKGDKKTGGPNMRLLRLEKGKPSLTVTAYIFNKFVHPKEDRYITPREAAVLQDFPLDYEFKGTLGQVQKQIGNAVPVGLAKELAREVAKYFERLNKGGELKVASYFTGAGGLDLGFEQASDKLIQFETRFSTDIEKWAEATVSHNRPEWNFHREDITQLEPSIVKEVLGQNPDIVIGGPPCQPFSVAGKQKATKDPLGVLYRDYIRHVDALKPEIVVMENVYGLAQVKSANMIEEIYKSFQDIGYDVTHRELMAADYGVPQKRRRLFFVAAKNLHYFQYPQPTHCETENLLGHPLYKGAGEAILKLPKANIREK; encoded by the coding sequence ATGAAAATACCAAACCATGAGACTAGAGAGTATACAGGTATAGTCCTTGAGAGAATGAAACACCTCCCTCCCGGAGGTAAAATGGGGGATTTACCAGAGCACCTTCAACATGAAAGCTTTATTCGTAAGGGGGATAAAAAAACAGGTGGTCCGAATATGCGTTTGTTGAGGTTGGAAAAAGGTAAACCTTCTCTAACTGTGACAGCATACATTTTTAACAAGTTTGTACACCCTAAAGAAGATAGATATATAACTCCAAGAGAGGCCGCTGTTTTACAGGACTTTCCACTTGATTATGAGTTCAAAGGAACTTTAGGCCAAGTCCAAAAACAAATAGGTAATGCGGTACCTGTGGGACTTGCAAAAGAATTAGCTAGAGAGGTGGCTAAATATTTCGAACGACTTAACAAGGGCGGTGAGTTGAAGGTTGCATCTTATTTTACTGGAGCAGGTGGGCTAGATTTAGGCTTTGAACAGGCGTCTGACAAACTAATTCAGTTTGAAACACGCTTTTCGACCGACATTGAAAAATGGGCTGAAGCTACCGTTAGTCACAATCGACCAGAATGGAATTTTCACAGAGAAGATATTACTCAACTTGAACCTTCTATAGTAAAAGAAGTGCTAGGCCAAAATCCTGACATTGTAATTGGAGGACCTCCTTGCCAGCCGTTTAGTGTAGCAGGAAAACAGAAGGCTACTAAAGATCCTCTTGGTGTCCTATATAGAGATTACATAAGACATGTTGATGCTTTGAAGCCAGAAATTGTCGTTATGGAGAACGTCTATGGCTTGGCGCAAGTTAAGAGCGCTAATATGATTGAGGAAATATATAAGTCGTTTCAAGATATAGGGTACGATGTGACACATAGGGAGTTGATGGCGGCAGACTATGGTGTCCCTCAAAAAAGGCGCAGACTATTTTTCGTTGCCGCAAAGAATTTACACTACTTTCAATATCCACAACCAACTCACTGTGAAACAGAGAACCTTTTGGGACACCCCCTATATAAAGGTGCTGGCGAGGCAATTTTAAAGTTACCAAAGGCCAATATTCGAGAGAAGTAA
- a CDS encoding NUMOD3 domain-containing DNA-binding protein — protein MNQSTREKLSLALKGRKLSKSHVRNMRKALTGRKMTDETKAKMSESAKQRHAREKLIA, from the coding sequence ATGAATCAATCAACCCGTGAAAAATTAAGCCTAGCCCTTAAAGGGCGTAAACTAAGTAAATCCCATGTTCGTAATATGCGTAAAGCTTTAACTGGGCGAAAAATGACTGACGAAACTAAAGCTAAAATGTCTGAGTCTGCCAAACAACGCCATGCTAGAGAAAAACTAATCGCTTAA